A stretch of Coregonus clupeaformis isolate EN_2021a chromosome 37, ASM2061545v1, whole genome shotgun sequence DNA encodes these proteins:
- the LOC121553467 gene encoding sideroflexin-1, with protein MSRDLSLDINIKEPRWDQSTFMGRAQHFFFVTDPRNILKSSKTLEDARVTVENYRLGVVKPGLTEDELWRAKYVYDSAFHPDTGEKMVVVGRMSAQVPMNMTITGCMLTFYRTTPAVVFWQWVNQSFNAVVNYTNRSGDAALTTNQLAAAYVSATTGAVVTALGLKSLAKRLPAVMSRFVPFFAVAAANCINIPFMRQRELKYGIPVTDENGNRLGESVTAAKSGIFQVVVSRIGMAVPAMAIPPVIMNALEKKAFMKRFPVLNAPVQVGLVGLCLVFATPLCCALFPQKSSMAVSSLEPDLQERIRQSSPHTTTVFFNKGL; from the exons ATGTCTCGAGATCTGTCCCTGGACATTAACATCAAGGAGCCGCGATGGGACCAGAGCACATTCATGGGCCGCGCCCAGCACTTCTTTTTCGTCACCGACCCCAGGAACATCCTCAAGTCCTCTAAGACCCTGGAGGACGCACGGGTCACTGTGGAGAACTACAG GTTAGGAGTGGTGAAGCCAGGTCTGACAGAAGATGAGCTGTGGAGAGCCAAGTACGTCTATGACTCTGCCTTCCACCCTGACACCGGAGAGAAGATGGTGGTAGTGGGGCGTATGTCAGCGCAAGTCCCCATGAACATGACCATCACCGGCTGTATGCTCACCTTCTACAG gacGACTCCAGCGGTGGTGTTCTGGCAGTGGGTTAACCAGTCCTTCAACGCTGTGGTCAACTACACCAACCGCAGTGGAGACGCTGCCCTCACCACCAA TCAGCTGGCTGCAGCGTACGTCAGTGCCACCACAGGAGCCGTAGTCACAGCCCTGGGACTCAAGTCTCTAGCCAAG CGCCTTCCAGCCGTCATGAGCCGGTTCGTCCCCTTCTTTGCTGTAGCGGCTGCCAACTGTATTAACATCCCCTTCATGAGGCAGAG GGAGCTGAAGTACGGCATCCCAGTGACGGATGAGAATGGGAACCGGTTAGGAGAGTCAGTCACCGCTGCCAAGTCAGGCATCTTCCAGGTGGTGGTGTCCAGGATCGGCATGGCTGTGCCAGCTATGG CTATCCCCCCTGTGATCATGAACGCCCTGGAGAAGAAAGCCTTTATGAAG CGGTTCCCAGTCCTAAACGCCCCAGTACAGGTGGGACTGGTGGGTCTGTG CCTGGTGTTTGCCACTCCTCTGTGCTGTGCCCTGTTCCCACAGAAGAG ttCTATGGCTGTGAGCAGCCTGGAGCCAGATCTACAGGAGAGGATACGACAGAGCAGTCCCCACACTACTACAGTCTTCTTCAACAAAGGCCTGTAG